Proteins encoded in a region of the Puntigrus tetrazona isolate hp1 chromosome 12, ASM1883169v1, whole genome shotgun sequence genome:
- the dkk1b gene encoding dickkopf-related protein 1b isoform X1: MLHIAVISTACLVLVGCIQASASVVLNSNAIKVGSGATSPVHPVSPSPEELPADSGSLNFAIDTPQQPLICESDEECSGDEFCFLSRGVCLQCKKRRKRCIRDAMCCPGNHCSNGVCLPNDPDMIHQIGMEEFVSISQENATIVVPPKVATQGSPQNQMLKGLEGENCLRSSDCAEGLCCARHFWSKICKPVLREGQVCTKHKRKGTHGLEIFQRCDCAEGLSCRTQRDGSKSSRSLHTCQRH; encoded by the exons ATGCTGCACATTGCCGTGATCTCTACAGCATGCCTCGTTCTCGTGGGCTGCATCCAAGCGTCTGCATCTGTGGTGCTCAACTCCAACGCTATTAAGGTCGGTTCAGGTGCGACGAGTCCCGTTCACCCGGTCAGCCCGAGTCCGGAGGAGTTACCTGCGGACAGCGGCAGCCTGAACTTCGCCATCGATACACCGCAG CAGCCTTTAATCTGCGAGAGTGATGAGGAATGCAGCGGCGACGAGTTCTGCTTCCTGTCTCGCGGCGTCTGTCTCCAGTGCAAGAAGCGCAGGAAGCGCTGCATCCGGGATGCGATGTGCTGCCCTGGCAACCACTGCAGCAACG GAGTTTGCCTTCCAAATGATCCTGACATGATCCACCAGATCGGAATGGAAGAGTTTGTGTCCATCTCCCAAGAAAACGCCACTATTGTGGTTCCACCAAAAGTTGCGACTCAAGGTTCACCGCAAAACCAAATGCTAAAAG GTCTAGAAGGAGAGAACTGCCTGAGGTCATCAGACTGTGCAGAGGGACTCTGTTGCGCCCGTCACTTTTGGTCCAAAATCTGCAAGCCCGTCCTAAGGGAAGGCCAGGTCTGCACCAAGCACAAGAGGAAAGGCACGCACGGTTTGGAGATATTCCAGCGCTGCGATTGCGCAGAAGGTCTCTCCTGCAGAACGCAAAGAGACGGCAGCAAGTCATCACGGAGTCTGCACACTTGCCAAAGACACTGA
- the dkk1b gene encoding dickkopf-related protein 1b isoform X2 produces the protein MLHIAVISTACLVLVGCIQASASVVLNSNAIKVGSGATSPVHPVSPSPEELPADSGSLNFAIDTPQPLICESDEECSGDEFCFLSRGVCLQCKKRRKRCIRDAMCCPGNHCSNGVCLPNDPDMIHQIGMEEFVSISQENATIVVPPKVATQGSPQNQMLKGLEGENCLRSSDCAEGLCCARHFWSKICKPVLREGQVCTKHKRKGTHGLEIFQRCDCAEGLSCRTQRDGSKSSRSLHTCQRH, from the exons ATGCTGCACATTGCCGTGATCTCTACAGCATGCCTCGTTCTCGTGGGCTGCATCCAAGCGTCTGCATCTGTGGTGCTCAACTCCAACGCTATTAAGGTCGGTTCAGGTGCGACGAGTCCCGTTCACCCGGTCAGCCCGAGTCCGGAGGAGTTACCTGCGGACAGCGGCAGCCTGAACTTCGCCATCGATACACCGCAG CCTTTAATCTGCGAGAGTGATGAGGAATGCAGCGGCGACGAGTTCTGCTTCCTGTCTCGCGGCGTCTGTCTCCAGTGCAAGAAGCGCAGGAAGCGCTGCATCCGGGATGCGATGTGCTGCCCTGGCAACCACTGCAGCAACG GAGTTTGCCTTCCAAATGATCCTGACATGATCCACCAGATCGGAATGGAAGAGTTTGTGTCCATCTCCCAAGAAAACGCCACTATTGTGGTTCCACCAAAAGTTGCGACTCAAGGTTCACCGCAAAACCAAATGCTAAAAG GTCTAGAAGGAGAGAACTGCCTGAGGTCATCAGACTGTGCAGAGGGACTCTGTTGCGCCCGTCACTTTTGGTCCAAAATCTGCAAGCCCGTCCTAAGGGAAGGCCAGGTCTGCACCAAGCACAAGAGGAAAGGCACGCACGGTTTGGAGATATTCCAGCGCTGCGATTGCGCAGAAGGTCTCTCCTGCAGAACGCAAAGAGACGGCAGCAAGTCATCACGGAGTCTGCACACTTGCCAAAGACACTGA